From Cygnus olor isolate bCygOlo1 chromosome 17, bCygOlo1.pri.v2, whole genome shotgun sequence:
CATGGATCCAGAagttccctcctcctcctcctcctgctctgtggGTTCCATACAGCCCAAAGCTATTACTGGGGCCAGGGCActgggctgtgtgtgtgcatgtgcaagGCAGCTGTTGGTGCCCTTGTGCAAGGACAGCAAATGCTAGGCAAGGGCTGAGGGTGCCGAGTTTGGTGGGTGTCCCCCAGCTCACCTCTGTTCTCCCGTGCATATGCACACGCAGGTTGGTTTTCGGCATCCTAAAGACTATGTGTCCTATGTCTGGGCCAGGAGTGATGATGGAGAGCGCTTCATAGAGAAGCAACTGTGTGCACAGGTGAGCATCTCCAGGAGCCAAGGCCAGCCCTGCAGGATGCTGGGTACATGTGCCCTATGGCAAGGCACTAGCCTCCACATCAGTGGCTTCCCCTATTGCATGGATGGCCCTTTTTGCCCCAAGAGGGCAGGAGGCCACCTCTGTACCACTTTGTGCCAAGTCTAGGTCAGGCCACTGTATGGGCATCAGGGCTCTCAGCTGGgtctgggggtggtggggggacacccctgtgcccagccctggTGCCCATCAGCTTTCCTTGGCCTGCAGGTACTGTTCTCAGAGGAGGCACTGCCCAAGGGGAAAGGCGAGTACATCCTTGGATACTACAGCAACACCTCCAGCAGCATCGCAGGTGTGACGGAGCCCTTCCAGGTCAGCATGGATGAGAGGCGAGGGTGAGGGCGgtggggggggtgtgtgtgttgTGCTTGGCTGAACAGGGCATGCTGCTGTGGTGTGCCACAGCCCCCTGTGCAGTCGGCCAGCAGCCCTGACACAAGGGTGCAGATCTCCATGCCCAGGtcagaggagggcagcagccccacagacagctcaggcagcagctcagaagaggaggatgaCAGCACTCTTGTCCTGCTGGCCCCCAAATCGCGCAGCCCCAGTCCAGGCAAGATGAAACGGCACCGGAGCCGAAGCCCTAGCCTGGCCAAGTTCCAGGGCCTCATTCTGCGGCCATCAAGCCGGGACAGGGGCACAAGTCGCAGCCCCTCGCCCCAGAGCCGTCGAGGCCTCCCTGGGGACATCCCCACCATCCACCTGCCCCAGGAGGAGCCAGGGCACCGTGGAGCCAAAGCCAAGGAAGTGGGGCAGGCAGCTGAAAGCCAGGAGGGCAGCCTGGGCTCCTTTTGCCAGACTGTGCGGGAGCAGTGTGTCTCCCGGTGCATCTCTGCTGACAACACCCTGGCCAGGGCTGACCCCAGGAACCTGGGCCTGCTGCCCGCACTGCGGCTGGAGATGATCGACCAGGCTATGGGCAAACAGAGGGAGAGTACAGACCAGGGCCCCCCCTGCCGGAGTATAAGCCCCACCAGCCCCCCAGGCGCCCCCTACAGCACCTCTACAAAGGAGGGGAGCAGCCTCTGGGAGCTAGACAGCAGCCATAGATGTGCCACAGGCCACTAATGCAGCAACCCCTTCCCTGTAGCGCGCTTGCTGTGTGCTTTCCTTTACCACTTCCCTGCTGAGACATCCCCCTCCCTTATTTATTGCAGTGACTGACCTCTGCACTCCTGCTGTgtgcctgcccctgctccctgcagcctgggctgctgccctCACGGGACTGTGAGGGGGCACAGGGGAGGGGAAAGCTGGTCCAGTGTGGGGTTGGCAGGGGAGTATTGGCCAAGGGAAGCCCATCTGAAATTCAAAGATGCAAGTGTTCAGTTGTCAGGCAGGAGAGCCAGCCTGAGGTGGGTCAGGGACAAGCGCTGGAGGTGATTTTGACTCTTGCAATGAGGCCTGCCCCAgggtgcagtgctgctgtgggtaCCCCAGAGATCGGAGCGTGCTTCTTTCCTGCCACTACCACTGTGCCTCAGGCTTGGGCGTAGCGTGAGCAACAAAATAAACcatcctgcctgccccagctgctctgtgcttaCTGCAGTGTAGGAACAGCCCCAGAATAGGGGCCGCAGCAGGCACAAGCCCTGGCCCAGCACCACACACCATGCAGAGACCACCCTTTATTTGTCTTGTGCCGCACACAGGGACTGAccctccccagggcagagctctgtgcctgGCTGTTGCCTTTCACCTCCAGagcccagcctgccctgccccagcagcccctgtcTGGGGAGGGGGCCAGGCTCACCCCAGATCCCTcagaccccccccaccccagcccctgcctgagGCTCATATGCCCAGAGCATTCTCCCTGCCCCCGGCACAAAAGGGAAGGATGATGGTGGCTTTCCCCTTACACCCAAGtgctccccttcctttccccttgcTTTGATGCTCACAGTTGGTGCCACAGCTCCTCAGGAGAGGGGTAGCTGAGCCTTCTCAGTCCCTCTGCTTGCCCTCATTCCAGCTGCGCACCCCCCCAATTCCACGTAGTCATGCCAGCAGCCATGCTTGGTGCCATCCTTTCTCTCAAGGACCAGACATTAAGCAGCTCCACTCAGTGCCTGCTGCATAGCACGTCTTCCTTCCCACACGAGGCATGCCCGCACTGTTCAGGCATCATCGGGGTGCTGTATGATGCTGTGCACACAGCTTCTGCTCCAAAGCCAGTTGCCGGCATTGCTCATAGAGGGTGCTACCACTGCCCTGTGTCTTCCAGTCTTGATGCTTGACTTTGGAGGTTACGCGAGGAGCACCCCAGTGCCTCAGGATGTTTTTGAGATGCCGTGCAGGTACTACTAGCACAGCCCGGGTCGCTGAGGTacagctgctggagaagcaggaCAGCGAGTGACAAAGCAGCTCTGGAGGCTGTAGCACTTGACAGCCTCTGCCTTCCACCCCACTCCTGCCCCTTGCGCAGAAAAATGGGACAAATGCTTGTGATGACCGCCTCGCACCAAACAGCCAAGCCTGCATGACAGCATCCAGCCCTGGGGCATCCCACCTTCCCAGGCAAGTTAGGAATCCCCAAGCACACCACATTCCCTTGCCCCTCTGCGCTTACTTGTGCTGTGGCTCCTTGCCCAGGCTGCAGTTGGTGAGTGGCTCCAACACAAAGCAAGCTGCAGCAACGTGGTCAGCCAAGACTGCTGCCTGCACCTCATTGAAACCCTTCGCCCTGCGCAGGGACCGCGCCAGTCTATGGGCACAGATAGGTGGcagtcagcagctgctggctggagtGGGCATCGTGCTGGGTCCCACCTCTTTCAACCCCAAACCATCTGCACGTAGCGCCCCGTGATGGCAGATGAAAGCCCTGCCTTTTCCTCCTGGGGCACGTCCCAGTCCCAGATAGGGCTCGCCCAAGGGGCCGGGGCTTGTCACACACATGAGCTAGGACACAGACCTGCGAGTGCAGTTGCAGTGGAAGAGCGTCCGGGTGTCTGCGTTATGCAGCTGGTACTTCAACTCATGGGGTGCGATCTGGTACTCACACTTATCCAGGCGCTTGTAGCACCTGCACATCCTCCCCAGGCCTGAGGAGAGAGAGCACAGCCAGAGTGACCAAACCAAACCCGCTCAGCCCTCAGGAAAGCCCCGCTCCTACACACGCTGCCCCAAGCCCCCACTCACCCTGCTGCCTGCGCCCATCCCCGGGAGGCGCAGGGACAGCCTCACAGGGCTCTGTAGCCAGGCTGGATCCGATGCTGCTGTCTTCGGGGCTTGCCTCAAGGGCGGGCCGTGCCgaggcccccggcccccgctgTCCTCCAGCGAGCTCCTGTTCCAACGTGGCCACCGCGGTTGGCAggcccagctccagctcacCCCAAGGTGCTGCGTGCCTGGCAGCGGGCTCAGCCTCGTCCCTGGCAGACGCAGGGGACGAGGCACCCGGGCCCCGCGGCTGCTGGGCTGTCACAGGCCTCCGCACACGGCGGAGCCCGGGACCTCGTCCCAGCCCCTGCCGCAGGCGCTTCCGACCCACTCCAGAGGGCTTCCTTCCCCGGCCGCCGTCGCTGCCTTCTGCGGGCAGCCCGTGGCCGTACTGCCCCTGCTGCACCATCCTGGCCAGGGGCACCACGCCGTAGCGTTcgcacctggggggggggcaccgggcagcGTCAGGCCCCGCCGccacagccccggggccgcggacgggggggggagcggggacgCGCGGGGCACTCACCCGCCCCACCAGTGCCACTGCACGCACTCCTCGCTATCCTCCAGCACGAAGCACGGCACCTCCAGCAGGTTGAAGAAGGTGACGCCGATGATGTTGGAGATGGTGTCGTTGAGGGCCAGCAGGCACCGCCGGAACctgcgggcgggcgggcggggggtGAGCGGCGCAACCCGGcggccccggcgcggccccggcgcggccccggcgcACCTGGCGTCGCAGTCGCAGTGGGACACGGTGTGCAGGCGGTAGTTGCGGATGCCGTAGTTGAACTGCAGTGCCGTGATCTGCGCCTCGCACTGGTCGTGCTCGCGGCAGCACCGGTCGGGGCCGCGGAAGAGCCCTGCGGGCGGCGGCACCGCTCAGCGCTCGGCGGGCACCGCCCGgcggctcggccccggccccggccccgcgcccgtACCCAGCTCGGTGGCGTTCCCGGCCGAGTCCCCGGCGCCGCACCACAGCGTGCCGGGCACCGTCCAGCCCctccggcggcggcggcgctcgCCCCGCAGCTCCGGGTCGGTGCAGGCGGCGCGGCGCCGCCAGAGCGCGGCCAGCTCCCGCCGCAGCGCGgcgccgggggcggcgggggggcggcgcgCGCAGGCGGCGCGGAAGGCGCGCGCCAGGCGGGGGTCGCGCCGCGCCCAGCAGGCGAGCAGGCGCCCGCGCCCGGCCCAGGCGCTCTCCACCAgcgcgggcggccccggcccgcggCTCAGGAAGGCCACGTAGcgcgcgccgcccgccgccgccgccgcccgccgcgcgcACACCGCGCCGCCGGGCCAGGCGCGCGCGCACGCCAGCACCGCCGCGCACGCCAGCGCCGCGCGCGCCCACATCCCGCGGGCCGCGCGCGCCCCGCGCCGCCTGCTTTAagcccgcgccgccgccggcgcCCGCGGGGGTTGGTCCGCGCCGCacccgccccgcccctccgcgccccggggagccgcggggccgcgccgcagcccccggggacgAGGCGCCCGCTGCGGGCGGGGAGAGCCGCGGGAGCCGCAGCCCGCGCCCGTCGCCCCTCGTCCCGCCCCCGGGCACCGCTGCGCAGCGCCTagccccgtccccctcccctcccctccccttccctccctgcaggtGTTGGCGCGCCCCGGCGAGGTGTCCGCCCCCCGGCCTGCTCCCCTCCGGGCTGAGCGGCCGTGTTACCGTTATCCCCCGCCGGTCCCGGCAGCCTCTCCTGCCGTCAGGGTCGCTCCAGGCCTTGCAGCGTCTCTGCTCGCCCCAGCGACTCCCCGCCTGTCGCGGGGAGCCCAGCCGGGACGCAGCAGCGGGCGGCAGCCCCCGGGCGCTGGCTACGCTCTGCCCGGTGCAGCCGGAGGGCGATGGCCTCGGCCGTGAGTGCACCTCGCCGGCTGCAGCTCAGCCGCTGTCTGCCAGCATCCCGAGGTCCTTCGCAGCGGAGCAGCGCCCCAGCCAGTGTGCTCCCCACCCAGGAACCAGACTCCCCTGGAAGAGCCCCGCAGTGTGGCGAggctgcccccccctccccccccccccccccccacacaccaaGGCCATGCTTTCAAAGCCACTCTCGGGTTTGGTCGTGTCCCCAGATGGCACGCTGCTCTGCTGGGGGCCCAAGGGGTGTTTGCGGAGCCCCCTGCACCTGGGAGCATGGTGAGGCAGCGAGGGCTGGCAGGAAGGGCTTGGCAGCAGAGCCGTAGCTTATCGCATCAGGATTTCCCTAACAGCGTGCACAGAGGCCAATGCCACAGGCGAGTGCAGAGTCCGCTCTGCAGCTGTGACATGGCTGCCTCGCGCTGCCCTTGACATCGCCTGAGGTGTCACAAAGGTCTCCCAGCTGCCATGTCACCTGGCAGAGTCACCTCTGTGGTCCTATGGAGGTACCACAGCTCGCCGAGAAAAACACGCGATGTTTTTGTTAGGGAGAAACTGGCACGGGAAGGGGCTCTGGGAAAGACTCAGCCTCCCCCGGCATCAGccctcagctgcccacctggcACCAcagagccctcctgctgcagctcggCTGTGCCGCACTGTGCCcgtccccctgcaccccatgcACCCACGCTGCCCCACACCCaggctgtgcttgcagccccGCGGTGCCCAGCAGGAGAGGCCCACGCCGGCAGCATGGTGCAGCAGCCTTGGCTGCGGTGTACGAGCACGTCAGGGACTCCGCCGAGTCAGGCCTCAGTTTGGGTTTGTCTGGAAGATAACGGGGGATAAGAAGGACGCCCAGCGCTCTG
This genomic window contains:
- the PLA2G3 gene encoding group 3 secretory phospholipase A2, producing the protein MWARAALACAAVLACARAWPGGAVCARRAAAAAGGARYVAFLSRGPGPPALVESAWAGRGRLLACWARRDPRLARAFRAACARRPPAAPGAALRRELAALWRRRAACTDPELRGERRRRRRGWTVPGTLWCGAGDSAGNATELGLFRGPDRCCREHDQCEAQITALQFNYGIRNYRLHTVSHCDCDARFRRCLLALNDTISNIIGVTFFNLLEVPCFVLEDSEECVQWHWWGGCERYGVVPLARMVQQGQYGHGLPAEGSDGGRGRKPSGVGRKRLRQGLGRGPGLRRVRRPVTAQQPRGPGASSPASARDEAEPAARHAAPWGELELGLPTAVATLEQELAGGQRGPGASARPALEASPEDSSIGSSLATEPCEAVPAPPGDGRRQQGLGRMCRCYKRLDKCEYQIAPHELKYQLHNADTRTLFHCNCTRRLARSLRRAKGFNEVQAAVLADHVAAACFVLEPLTNCSLGKEPQHNSCTSATRAVLVVPARHLKNILRHWGAPRVTSKVKHQDWKTQGSGSTLYEQCRQLALEQKLCAQHHTAPR